A window from Thunnus albacares chromosome 19, fThuAlb1.1, whole genome shotgun sequence encodes these proteins:
- the LOC122969458 gene encoding lactose-binding lectin l-2-like translates to MLLFLFLFGLALGAESPSGDHEVKLQRGNCPASWYSFRGRCYKYVSTHMTWADAELHCVSERANLVSIHSMEEEQFLRSLIMNFDTAEGFTWIGLDDIPKEGSWMWSDGCAVKFVFWDEGQPDNAGGNEDCVHTNHRNDRTWNDLPCSDTLPFVCASRIDCP, encoded by the coding sequence ATGCTCTTGTTCCTCTTCTTGTTTGGTCTGGCTCTGGGTGCCGAGTCTCCTTCAGGTGACCATGAAGTGAAGCTACAGCGTGGTAACTGTCCCGCATCCTGGTACAGCTTCCGCGGCCGCTGCTACAAGTATGTCTCCACACATATGACCTGGGCTGATGCAGAGCTCCACTGTGTGTCAGAGAGGGCCAACCTGGTGTCTATCCATAGTATGGAAGAAGAGCAGTTTCTTAGATCCCTGATTATGAATTTTGACACTGCTGAAGGATTCACCTGGATCGGCCTCGATGACATCCCCAAAGAAGGCAGTTGGATGTGGTCTGATGGATGTGCAGTGAAATTTGTCTTTTGGGATGAAGGACAGCCAGACAATGCTGGAGGAAATGAAGACTGTGTTCACACCAACCATCGTAATGATCGGACATGGAATGATCTCCCATGTTCTGATACCCTTCCGTTTGTTTGTGCTTCTCGCATAGACTGTCCTTAG